The Paramagnetospirillum magnetotacticum MS-1 genome includes the window GCGCACCCTGAAGATCGGCGATCTGATGGGCACCGTGCTGATCCCCTTCATGAAGCTGGAGACGGAAGAAGATTTCGAAAAGTTGGTGGAGCTGGCCCACAACATGCTCGACTTCTTCGCCGACAACGCCCTGGAGCACGAGCGCACCGGCGAAATGATCGAGCGTATCGGCCTGGTCAATTACCTGGAAGGCCTGGGTCTCGAACTCGACGTCAACATGATCAATCAGCCGCGCACCAATTCCTACGTCCGCACGGACGGATGGGACGAGGAGGCCCGCAAATGGGCCGAGCGCAAGACTTCGGCCGCCGAGTAGGAGACCCAGGATATGAGCGAACTTCGTCGTCCCGTCGAATGCGGTGTTCCGGATTCCAAGCAGTTCATGCACCCGGCCCTGGTGAGGAATTACGGCAAGTGGGCCTTCCACGACCGTCCCCGCCCCGGCGTTCTGCGCCATGTCTCGGATTCGGGCGAGGCGGTGTTCACCGTCAAGGCCGGTACCCAGCGTCAGATGGATGTCCACACCATCCGCAAGCTGTGCGACATCGCCGACACCTTCTGCGACGGCCATGTGCGCTTCACCGTGCGCTCCTCGGTGGAGTTCATGACCACCGACGAGTCCAAGGTGGAAGCGCTGGTCAAGCGCCTGGAGGCCGAGGGCTTCCCCGTGGGCGGCACCGGCAACTCGGTGGGCTTCATCAGCCATACCCAGGGCTGGCTGCACTGCGACATCCCCGGCACCGACGCGTCCGGCGTGGTCAAGGCGCTGATGGACGAACTGGTCCATGAGTTCAAGTCCGAGGAAATGCCCAACCGCGTCAAGATCACCACGTCGTGCTGCCAGATCAACTGCGGCGGCCAAGGTGACATCGCAATCAACGTCCAGCACACCAAGCCTCCGGTGATCAACCACGCTTTGGTGGCTGGCGTCTGCGAACGTCCGGCGGTGATTGCGCGGTGCCCCGTCGCGGCCATCCGTCCCGCTTTGGTGGACGGCAAGCCCTCGCTGGAAGTGGACGAGAAGAAATGCGTGTGCTGCGGCGCCTGCTATCCGCCCTGCCCGCCCATGCAGATCAACGATCCCATCCATTCCAAGATCGCCATCTGGGTGGGCGGCAAGCATTCCTCTACCCGGTCCAAGCCCATGTTCCACAAGCTGGTGGCGGCGGGCCTGCCCAACAACGCGCCGCGCTGGCCGGAAGTGGCCGAGGTGGTCAAGAAGATCCTGGCCGTCTACAAGGCCGATGCGCGGGCCTGGGAGCGCATGGGCGAATGGATCGAGCGCATCGGCTGGCCCCGCTTCTTCGAACTGACCGAACTGCCGTTCACCAAGTATCACGTCGATAACTGGCGCGGCGGCCGGGCCAATCTCAACGCCTCAGCGCATCTGCACTTCTAGGGGGACGAACCATGAAGTTCGCCGTTCTGGTCAATGAAGGCCCCTACAACCATCAAGCCGCCGACAGCGCTTTTCAGTTCTGTAAGGCGGCCCTGGACAAGGGCCACGAGATCTTCCGCGTGTTCTTTTATTACGACGGCGTCAACAACGCGACCAGCCTGGGCCAGCCGCCCAGCGACGACCGCAATGTGACCAAGAATTGGCAGAAGTTGGCCGAGGAGAACAAGGTCGATCTGGTGGTCTGCGTCGCCGCGGGCCTGCGCCGCGGCATCACCGAATCCAACCTTGCCTCGGGCTTTCGCATCTCGGGCCTGGGCCAGTTGATCGAGGCCGGCATCCATGCCGACCGTCTCGTGACTTTTGGAGACTAAAGCCATGGACGATATGGAAAGCGGCATCGTCAAGAAGTTCATGTTCGTCAACCGCAAGGCGCCCTATGGCACCGTCTATGCGTTGGAAGTCCTCGAGATGGTTCTGATCTCGGCCGCCTTCGACCAGGACGTCCATCTGGCCTTCCTGGACGACGGCGTGCTGCAGATCAAGAAGGGCCAGACCCCGGCGGGCATCGGCACCAAGAACTTCTCGCCCACCTACCGGGCGTTGGAGGGCTACGACATCGAGAAGCTGTATGTGGAAGCCGAAAGCCTGGCCGAACGCGGCCTCACCGAGGACGACCTGCTGGTCGACGTGGAAGTCATCAGCCGCGCCGAAATGGGCAAGCTGATGGCCGACATGGACGTGGTTCTGACGGCTTAAGGGGGAATGGAAGCAATGAGCGCTCTGCACACCGTCAACAAATCCCCCTTCGAGCGGTCCTGCCTGGAGGCCTGCCTGGGCCATGCCCAGCCGGGTGATGCCGTCCTGCTGATGGAGGACGCGGTCATCGCCGCCCTTTCCGGCACCGCCTTCGAAGGCAAGATGGCCGACGCCGCCAAGACCCTGCGGCTCGCCGTCCTGGGCCCCGATCTGGCGGCCCGTGGGCTGGACCCCACCAAGGTGGTGAGCGGTATCAGTGTCGTGGATTACGCCGGATTCGTCGATCTGGCGGCCGAGACCAAGGCGACCAACGCCTGGCTGTAACAACAAACCGCATAAAGAAGAATCAAGGAGAGGAACACATGGCTTATACCAGCAACGGCGCCACCATCGAGGCCGATGAAGAGGGCTACCTCACCGACATCAACCAGTGGAACGAGGACCTCGCCGGGCAGATCGCCAAGGACGAAGGCATCACGCTCAGCCCCGAGCATTGGGAAGTGGTCAACTTTCTGCGCGAGTATTATGCCGAGTACCAGATCGCCCCGGCGGTGCGCGTGCTGACCAAGGCCATCGCCAAGAAGTTCGGCGCCGACAAGGGCAACAACAAGTATCTCTACGAGCTGTTCCCCTACGGCCCCGGCAAGCAGGCGTGCAAGATCGCCGGTCTGCCCAAGCCCACCGGCTGCGTGTAACACACTATTTGCTGTCGTCATGGCCGGGTTTGACCCGGCCATCCATGGACCCCCGGACCACGTCCGGGGGTGACGAGGAAGGGTGCCGTCGTGACGATCTTTTTCGCCATTCTCTTCAGCGTCTCGACCCTGGTCTTCGTGGCCGGGCTGGCCATGAAGGTCGCCCAATACGCCCGCACTCCGGCGCCCTTGAAGATTCCCACCACGCCCGCGCCCTTGACCAAGGGCGGCGTGGCGCTTCGCCTGGGCCGCGAGGCCCTGCTGTTCGAAAGCCTGTTTCGCGGAAACAAGCTGCTTTGGCTGTTTGCCATGATCTTCCACCTGGGCCTCGCCGTGGTTCTGATCCGCCACGCCCGGTATTTCGAGACCCAGGTGGGGCCGCTGGTCGCCCTGGTCCAGCCCCTGGCCATTCCAGCCGGTCTGGCCATGGTGGCCGGTCTGGCCCTGCTGCTGGCGCGGCGCTTTTTGATCCCTCGGGTGCGCTATGTCACCGGCCCGTCGGACATTCTGATGCTGGTGCTGTTGCTGGGCATCGGCATCAGCGGCATGGCCATGAAGTGCCTGGTCCATACCGACATCGTCGCGGTGAAGGCCTTCTTCACCGGCCTGACGAGCCTGGAACTGCGCCCCCTGCCCGGTGATCCGCTGCTGGGTCTTCACCTTCTGCTGGTTTGCCTGCTGATGATCGTCTTCCCGTTCTCCAAGCTGCTGCATGCGCCCGGCCTGTTCTTCAGCCCGACCCGCAACCAGACCGACAATCCGCGCGAAGTGCGCCATCTGGCGCCCTGGGCCGCCAAGCTGGAAGAGAAGGGCTGAAGACATGGCTGCCGCTCCCTTCGATATCCCCATCCTGGGCGACCCCGCCGAGCATCCCATTCCGGCCCTGAAGCCGGACGCCATGGCCGCCTCCAAGCCCTATCTGGCCGCCGAGGCGCACCAGCAGCCCCTGGGCTTTCCCGGCGAGCTGACCGA containing:
- the tusD gene encoding sulfurtransferase complex subunit TusD, which codes for MKFAVLVNEGPYNHQAADSAFQFCKAALDKGHEIFRVFFYYDGVNNATSLGQPPSDDRNVTKNWQKLAEENKVDLVVCVAAGLRRGITESNLASGFRISGLGQLIEAGIHADRLVTFGD
- the tusC gene encoding sulfurtransferase complex subunit TusC, whose amino-acid sequence is MDDMESGIVKKFMFVNRKAPYGTVYALEVLEMVLISAAFDQDVHLAFLDDGVLQIKKGQTPAGIGTKNFSPTYRALEGYDIEKLYVEAESLAERGLTEDDLLVDVEVISRAEMGKLMADMDVVLTA
- a CDS encoding respiratory nitrate reductase subunit gamma, whose product is MTIFFAILFSVSTLVFVAGLAMKVAQYARTPAPLKIPTTPAPLTKGGVALRLGREALLFESLFRGNKLLWLFAMIFHLGLAVVLIRHARYFETQVGPLVALVQPLAIPAGLAMVAGLALLLARRFLIPRVRYVTGPSDILMLVLLLGIGISGMAMKCLVHTDIVAVKAFFTGLTSLELRPLPGDPLLGLHLLLVCLLMIVFPFSKLLHAPGLFFSPTRNQTDNPREVRHLAPWAAKLEEKG
- the dsrB gene encoding dissimilatory-type sulfite reductase subunit beta; protein product: MSELRRPVECGVPDSKQFMHPALVRNYGKWAFHDRPRPGVLRHVSDSGEAVFTVKAGTQRQMDVHTIRKLCDIADTFCDGHVRFTVRSSVEFMTTDESKVEALVKRLEAEGFPVGGTGNSVGFISHTQGWLHCDIPGTDASGVVKALMDELVHEFKSEEMPNRVKITTSCCQINCGGQGDIAINVQHTKPPVINHALVAGVCERPAVIARCPVAAIRPALVDGKPSLEVDEKKCVCCGACYPPCPPMQINDPIHSKIAIWVGGKHSSTRSKPMFHKLVAAGLPNNAPRWPEVAEVVKKILAVYKADARAWERMGEWIERIGWPRFFELTELPFTKYHVDNWRGGRANLNASAHLHF
- the tusB gene encoding sulfurtransferase complex subunit TusB; protein product: MSALHTVNKSPFERSCLEACLGHAQPGDAVLLMEDAVIAALSGTAFEGKMADAAKTLRLAVLGPDLAARGLDPTKVVSGISVVDYAGFVDLAAETKATNAWL
- a CDS encoding TusE/DsrC/DsvC family sulfur relay protein, coding for MAYTSNGATIEADEEGYLTDINQWNEDLAGQIAKDEGITLSPEHWEVVNFLREYYAEYQIAPAVRVLTKAIAKKFGADKGNNKYLYELFPYGPGKQACKIAGLPKPTGCV